CTTCCCGTGCAGCCCTGCAGGAAGCTTCAATACAGGCAGGATCAAAGGTAAGGCCCAGGTAATTATTCGTCCCGACGAGGATGGTTCTCCGGCCTTCAATGATTGCCTCCGTCGCTGAGAGGATTTCATCCATCACCACATGAATTGAATCAACCCCCTGTCCAGCCAGATGCTGACGGGCTTCCGCCAGGGGACGCAATTTAGCAAAAAAAGTCATGATTATTTTTCCTCAAGCATCTTTTGGAGCTGCTCCGAAAATTCCTTTATTGTTCTGACATCAGCAAGAACATTCAAGGGGATAGCTAGATCAAATTCATCCTCAACGGCTTCCACCAATCGCATCACCGCCAGAGAATCAAGTCCAAGATCAGTTAACAGGTCAGTATTCTCAT
This Pseudomonadota bacterium DNA region includes the following protein-coding sequences:
- a CDS encoding phosphopantetheine-binding protein, whose product is MKISYDDILAKLYGILSEMLEEVPKLDENTDLLTDLGLDSLAVMRLVEAVEDEFDLAIPLNVLADVRTIKEFSEQLQKMLEEK